One window from the genome of Nicotiana tomentosiformis chromosome 5, ASM39032v3, whole genome shotgun sequence encodes:
- the LOC104085675 gene encoding nicotinamidase 1, whose product MGTVAKEAAIDLLKNEIPVEEDEPLFISGDVNTGLVLVDIVNGFCTVGAGNLAPVAPDKQISAMVDESVKLAKMFCEKKWPIYALLDSHHPDVPEPPHPPHCIAGTDESKLVPALQWLESEPNVTLRCKDCIDGFLGSIEKDGSNVFVDWVKANEIKAILVVGICTDMCVLDFVCSALSARNRGFLSPLEDVIVYSRGCATFDLPLQIANIKGALPHPQELMHHIGLYMAKGRGAKVVSEISIDTTARET is encoded by the exons ATGGGAACGGTGGCGAAAGAGGCGGCGATTGATTTACTGAAAAATGAGATTCCGGTGGAGGAAGACGAGCCTCTGTTTATCTCCGGCGACGTCAACACCGGTCTCGTACTCGTGGACATCGTTAATGGCTTCTGCACTGTCGGCGCTGgcaatttg GCTCCAGTGGCACCCGATAAACAAATTTCAGCAATGGTTGATGAGTCGGTTAAACTTGCAAAAATGTTTTGTGAGAAGAAATGGCCTATTTATGCTCTTCTTGATTCTCATCATCCTGATGTGCCTGAGCCACCTCATCCTCCTCATTGTATCGCTGGAACAGATGAATCTAAGTTGGTTCCTG CTCTGCAATGGTTGGAAAGTGAACCAAATGTGACACTGCGATGCAAGGATTGCATTGATGGGTTTCTTGGTTCGATTGAGAAGGATGGATCTAATGTCTTCGTAGATTGGGTGAAAGCTAATGAGATTAAAGCT ATATTGGTTGTAGGGATATGCACGGACATGTGCGTGCTTGATTTTGTGTGTTCTGCCTTATCTGCAAGGAACCGTGGATTTCTCTCCCCCCTGGAAGATGTGATTGTATATTCCCGTGGCTGTGCTACTTTTGATCTTCCACTGCAGATTGCTAACATAAAAGGAGCCTTACCTCATCCACAA GAATTGATGCATCATATAGGCCTTTACATGGCCAAAGGAAGAGGAGCAAAAGTAGTTTCAGAGATCTCCATTGATACAACTGCAAGAGAGACATAA